A single genomic interval of Pyrus communis chromosome 5, drPyrComm1.1, whole genome shotgun sequence harbors:
- the LOC137733524 gene encoding putative disease resistance protein At3g14460 — MCTRLSSLEAVNLVYCSELESFPEGGLPSNLDGLRIFGSKKLIANRMHWGLDRLICLRYLAFSFDKCEDIVSFPEEGLLPTILTTLCIFNSPNLKILEGFRNLTALQHLFIDGCNELECLPEGLPTSLSDLGIDNCPLLTQRCQKGRGEDWPKISHITRVRVDGSLIS, encoded by the coding sequence ATGTGCACCAGGCTCTCATCTCTTGAGGCTGTAAATCTAGTCTATTGTTCTGAACTAGAGTCATTTCCTGAAGGGGGACTGCCTTCAAATTTGGATGGGCTGCGTATCTTTGGTTCCAAAAAACTCATTGCCAACCGCATGCACTGGGGTCTGGATAGGCTCATCTGTCTCAGATACTTGGCTTTCAGCTTTGATAAATGTGAAGACATTGTATCATTTCCAGAGGAGGGGCTTCTGCCTACCATTTTGACTACTCTCTGCATCTTCAATAGTCCAAATCTTAAGATCCTGGAGGGTTTTAGAAACCTCACCGCTCTTCAACATTTGTTCATTGATGGGTGCAATGAGCTCGAGTGCTTGCCAGAAGGCCTTCCCACTTCTCTTTCTGATTTGGGTATTGACAATTGTCCTTTGCTCACACAAAGGTGCCAGAAAGGGAGAGGGGAAGATTGGCCAAAGATCTCTCACATCACTCGTGTAAGAGTTGATGGGTCCTTGATTTCATAA
- the LOC137735293 gene encoding putative disease resistance RPP13-like protein 1 codes for MAMEVVGGALLSSFLSVLFDRLASRPVVDFIRGQKITSGLLKKLRIKLLSVNSVLDDAEEKQFNNPAVREWLDELKDALYAADDLLDEIKTEALRRKLEGDESESSSSKSQVGISSSTWIDEFDKTMEPKIVEMLGRLEFIVNEKDVLGLNEGVPNRRPQSRLSATSLVEEDGVYGRDEDKEAIVKLLLSDDANGNKLSVIPVVGMGGVGKTTLAQLVYNDARVKQHFDLQAWVYVSEEFDVVRITQIIYGSVISQTCSITDLNLLQVKLKEALTGKKCFFVHDDVWNENYIHWDALRCSFESVAHGSKIIVTTRNQRVASMMGTVTAYHLNQISEKDCGLLFSKHAFGRINSAVHPALEEISRGIIKKCKGLPLAAKSLGGLLRCKQSYEEWDEILKSEIWDLQDECTILPALRLSYHHLPSHLKRCFSYCSIFPKGYQFGKSELILLWMAEGFLSPQRKKMMEEVGVEFFDDLISRSFFQHSGDDRSLFTMHDLINDLAKFLSREFCFRLDDSGSFNNVSSKTRHFSYTRNSSFLEGLGLGVHATAKEKISGFDKFEALWEAKYLRTFLAIKPGELWKYFGFYEVPYDLLQTLYCLRVLSLSHCYIKELPNWIGNLKHLRYIDLSYNGVEKLPEMICTLHNLQTLLLNNCYELAQLPINLGRLINLRHLDVRSTNLEEMPPHMDKLKDLLTLSDFVVGKQTAPSIVVLKELQIVGTLAISGLHHIVNSEDAFVANMSNKHLSGLALTWGAETDDSQKDREVLNNLQPHTHLKALSLKFYGGTRFPDWLGDHSYSNLVSLRLEDCKHCCSLPPLGQLPSLVTLYVCGLNEVETIGPEFYGNVMPFRSLSVLFFRDMLGWQEWSHFGSSQEGGAFPHLCQLYLTNCPKLTERLPEYLPSLIHLR; via the coding sequence ATGGCGATGGAAGTTGTGGGCGGCgctcttctctcttcctttctctccgTCTTGTTTGATAGGCTGGCCTCCCGTCCCGTCGTCGACTTCATCCGCGGACAGAAGATCACCAGCGGACTGCTCAAGAAGTTGAGGATTAAGCTGCTTTCAGTTAATTCTGTGCTCGATGACGCGGAGGAGAAGCAATTCAACAACCCAGCTGTGAGGGAGTGGCTCGACGAACTCAAAGATGCTCTGTATGCTGCAGACGACCTGCTGGATGAGATCAAGACTGAAGCTCTGCGGCGAAAGCTCGAAGGCGATGAATCcgaaagcagcagcagcaaaagTCAGGTAGGGATCTCCAGTTCCACTTGGATTGACGAATTTGACAAAACAATGGAACCCAAGATTGTTGAAATGCTTGGGAGGTTAGAATTTATTGTAAATGAGAAAGATGTGCTTGGTTTGAACGAGGGTGTTCCCAATCGGCGACCACAATCAAGATTATCTGCCACTTCTTTGGTGGAAGAGGACGGTGTGTACGGTAGGGATGAGGACAAGGAGGCCATTGTGAAGCTATTGCTATCCGATGATGCGAATGGCAATAAGTTGAGTGTGATTCCGGTTGTGGGAATGGGTGGCGTCGGAAAGACCACCCTTGCGCAGCTCGTATACAACGATGCTAGAGTGAAGCAACATTTTGACTTGCAAGCATGGGTTTATGTTTCAGAAGAATTCGATGTTGTTAGAATAACCCAAATTATTTATGGATCAGTCATTTCACAAACTTGTAGTATCACGGACTTGAATCTACTTCAAGTTAAACTCAAGGAGGCTTTGACGGGAAAGAAATGTTTCTTTGTTCATGATGATGTGTGGAACGAGAATTATATTCACTGGGATGCATTGCGGTGTTCTTTTGAGTCTGTCGCACACGGAAGTAAGATCATTGTGACTACACGTAACCAACGTGTTGCATCAATGATGGGTACTGTCACAGCTTACCATCTAAACCAAATATCTGAAAAAGATTGCGGGTTGTTATTTTCCAAGCATGCCTTTGGCAGGATAAACTCAGCTGTGCATCCAGCTCTAGAAGAAATCAGTCGCGGAATAATTAAGAAGTGTAAAGGTCTTCCTTTAGCTGCAAAGTCTCTTGGGGGTTTGTTGCGCTGTAAACAAAGTTACGAGGAGTGGGATGAAATATTGAAGAGTGAAATATGGGACTTGCAAGATGAGTGTACCATTCTTCCAGCTTTGAGATTAAGTTATCATCATCTTCCTTCTCATCTAAAACGATGTTTTTCCTATTGTTCGATTTTCCCCAAAGGTTACCAATTCGGAAAATCAGAACTAATTTTGTTGTGGATGGCTGAAGGTTTTTTGTCAccccaaagaaagaaaatgatggaAGAAGTTGGAGTTGAGTTCTTTGATGATTTAATATCAAGGTCATTTTTTCAGCATTCAGGTGATGACCGATCACTTTTTACCATGCACGACCTTATCAATGATTTAGCGAAGTTCTTATCAAGAGAATTTTGTTTTAGGTTGGATGATAGTGGCTCATTCAATAATGTTTCAAGCAAGACTCGTCATTTCTCATACACTCGGAATAGCTCCTTTCTCGAAGGACTTGGTTTGGGTGTTCATGCGACTGCAAAGGAAAAGATTTCTGGTTTTGATAAATTTGAAGCTTTATGGGAAGCCAAGTATTTGCGCACCTTCCTAGCAATAAAACCTGGAGAATTATGGAAATATTTCGGTTTCTATGAGGTACCTTATGATCTTTTACAAACACTGTATTGTTTGAGAGTGCTCTCTTTATCTCATTGTTACATCAAGGAGTTGCCTAATTGGATTGGCAATTTGAAACATCTAAGGTATATAGACTTGTCATACAATGGAGTTGAAAAGTTACCTGAAATGATATGTACTTTGCATAATCTACAAACGTTGCTCTTGaacaattgttatgaacttgcTCAGTTGCCGATCAACTTGGGGAGACTCATCAACTTGCGCCATCTTGATGTTAGAAGCACCAATCTAGAAGAGATGCCACCACATATGGATAAGTTGAAGGATCTCCTCACACTGAGTGACTTTGTTGTAGGCAAACAAACTGCACCTAGCATTGTAGTGTTGAAAGAGCTTCAGATAGTAGGTACACTTGCTATTTCAGGGCTTCATCATATTGTGAATTCTGAGGATGCTTTTGTTGCCAATATGAGTAATAAGCACCTTAGCGGACTAGCTTTGACATGGGGAGCTGAGACTGATGATTCACAAAAAGATAGAGAGGTGCTTAATAATCTCCAGCCTCATACACACCTGAAAGCCCTCAGTCTTAAGTTTTATGGGGGTACAAGATTTCCGGATTGGTTAGGAGATCATTCTTATTCTAATTTGGTTTCTCTTCGACTCGAAGATTGTAAACATTGTTGCTCCTTGCCACCACTGGGGCAGCTACCCTCCCTCGTCACGCTTTATGTTTGTGGGTTAAATGAAGTGGAGACGATAGGGCCTGAGTTTTATGGTAATGTTATGCCATTTAGATCTCTATCAGTTTTATTCTTCAGAGATATGTTGGGGTGGCAAGAGTGGTCTCATTTCGGAAGTAGCCAAGAAGGTGGAGCTTTTCCTCATCTTTGTCAGCTCTATCTGACAAATTGTCCCAAGCTAACAGAGAGATTACCTGAGTATCTTCCATCCTTAATACACTTGAGATAA
- the LOC137733135 gene encoding probable inactive purple acid phosphatase 27, with protein MGYCRVSNYSFVLFILFLSSFASSSFSSSLHPLVFNSKVEHLNHTAISEFRVLNRRFLGDCPNPSPYLQISTNSSASGLGDEEYVSVNISGVLRPSKYDWVAMISPSHSDISSCLANGILYAQTGDFGKLPLLCHYPVKAAYMSNDPDYLSCKKKECKKYQNGRCVVSTCGGSLSFHVINIRTDIEFVLFSGGFEAPCILKKSNPLKFTNPNKPLYGHISSIDSTGTSMRVTWVSGHKEPQQVQYGNGEKQTSGVTTFSQDDMKSSALPSPAKDFGWHDPGFIHTAVMRGFKPSSSFSYRYGSDSVGWSDQIQFRTPPAGGSDELKFLAFGDMGKAPRDSSAMHYIQPGSLSVIQAVANEINSGNVDSIFHIGDISYATGFLVEWDLFLQQISPVASRVSYMTAIGNHERDYIDTGSVYILPDSGGESGVPYETYFPMPTAAKDKPWYSIEQASVHFTVISTEHDWSTNSEQYQWMRKDMASVDRSKTPWLIFMGHRPMYSSSPGFLNVDKIFVDEVEPLLLESKVDLVLFGHVHNYERTCAVYKSECKGLPQKDENGIDTYDHSNYSAPVHAVIGMAGFTLDGFSSGVNNPWSLSKISEFGYLRGHATKKEMKLELVNADTRKVEDRFRITK; from the exons ATGGGGTACTGTAGGGTTTCCAATTATTCATTCGTTTTGTTCATATTGTTTCTAAGTTCTtttgcttcctcttctttttcatCATCCTTGCACCCTTTGGTTTTCAACTCCAAAGTTGAACACCTTAATCACACAGCAATATCTGAGTTTAGGGTTCTTAACAGAAGATTTCTAGGCGACTGTCCGAATCCGAGCCCTTATCTCCAAATTAGTACTAATTCAAGTGCTTCTGGCCTTGGAGATGAAGAATATGTGAGTGTCAATATTAGTGGCGTCCTGCGTCCTTCCAAATATGATTGGGTCGCCATGATATCACCTTCTCATTCTGA TATATCAAGCTGCCTTGCCAATGGAATTCTCTATGCACAAACTGGGGATTTTGGAAAACTTCCTCTTCTCTGCCATTATCCTGTCAAG gCAGCATACATGAGCAATGATCCTGACTATCTCAGCTGCAAGAAGAAGGAATGCAAAAAGTATCAGAATGGTCGATGCGTGGTGTCCACTTGTGGTGGTTCATTATCATTTCATGTTATCAACATCAGAACCGACATTGAATTTGTGTTGTTTTCCGGTGGATTTGAGGCACCTTGTATTCTCAAGAAGTCAAACCCTCTGAAATTTACCAATCCGAACAAGCCATTATATGGACATATCTCAAGCATCGATTCAACTGGTACATCG ATGAGAGTAACATGGGTTAGTGGGCACAAGGAACCTCAGCAAGTGCAATATGGCAACGGGGAAAAGCAGACATCAGGAGTTACTACATTTTCACAAGACGATATGAAAA GTTCAGCTCTACCAAGTCCAGCCAAGGACTTCGGCTGGCATGATCCAGGTTTCATTCATACAGCAGTAATGAGAGGTTTTAAGCCTTCATCAAGTTTCTCTTATAGATATGGAAG CGATTCAGTTGGTTGGAGTGATCAAATCCAATTCCGGACTCCACCAGCAGGAGGATCTGATGAACTCAAATTTCTTGCATTTGGCGACATGGGAAAGGCTCCTCGGGATTCTTCGGCGATGCATTACATTCAG CCAGGATCTCTTTCAGTGATTCAAGCCGTGGCCAATGAAATAAATTCCGGGAATGTAGACTCTATCTTCCACATTGGAGACATTAGCTATGCCAcaggatttttagttgaatggGATCTTTTCCTTCAACAAATCAGTCCGGTCGCTTCTCGAGTTTCTTACATGACAGCAATAGGAAACCATGAGAG GGACTATATAGACACTGGATCAGTTTATATTTTACCAGATTCAGGTGGAGAATCTGGAGTTCCTTATGAGACTTACTTTCCTATGCCAACCGCAGCAAAGGATAAGCCATGGTATTCCATAGAACAAGCAAGTGTTCACTTTACGGTGATTTCAACAGAGCATGACTGGTCCACAAATTCTGAGCAG TATCAATGGATGAGAAAGGACATGGCTTCAGTTGATCGATCTAAAActccttggttgatttttatGGG GCATAGACCCATGTATTCCTCCTCACCTGGATTCCTCAATGTTGATAAAATATTTGTCGACGAAGTGGAACCATTACTGCTCGAGAGCAAA GTTGATTTAGTCCTATTTGGTCATGTTCATAACTACGAGCGAACTTGTGCGGTTTATAAGAGTGAATGCAAAGGATTGCctcaaaaagatgaaaatgggATTGACACATATGATCATAGCAACTACAGTGCCCCAGTGCACGCTGTAATTGGTATGGCTGGCTTTACCTTGGACGGGTTCTCAAGTGGt GTTAATAATCCTTGGAGTTTATCCAAGATTTCTGAATTTGGTTATCTAAGAGGACATGCGACAAAGAAAGAGATGAAATTAGAG CTTGTGAATGCAGATACAAGAAAGGTTGAAGACAGATTCCGCATTACAAAATAG